A single Brevundimonas sp. SL130 DNA region contains:
- a CDS encoding phage tail tape measure protein has translation MADEFGRKAVDDLPLKAAEAGAALEALKGPAEDAANAIEAAFGRAGDSLTRSLARAAADGEVSLGELAKAVLNAVNAAAGSGGSGNGLSAAIQAAMSSFGGARADGGPVMGGAAYLVGERGPEVFRPATGGEIGPSASGGVTVNVAVDGGAPALLRSEAQIAQMLARAVSLGARRM, from the coding sequence ATGGCGGATGAGTTCGGGCGGAAGGCGGTCGATGATCTGCCGCTGAAGGCGGCCGAGGCGGGGGCGGCGCTGGAGGCGCTGAAAGGTCCGGCGGAGGATGCGGCCAACGCCATTGAAGCGGCGTTCGGGCGAGCGGGCGACAGTTTGACCCGGTCGCTGGCGCGGGCGGCGGCGGACGGGGAGGTGTCGCTGGGCGAGCTGGCGAAGGCGGTGCTGAACGCGGTCAATGCGGCGGCGGGATCGGGCGGATCGGGCAACGGACTGAGCGCGGCGATCCAGGCGGCGATGTCGAGCTTTGGCGGGGCGCGGGCCGACGGCGGACCGGTGATGGGCGGCGCCGCCTATCTGGTCGGGGAGCGCGGGCCGGAGGTGTTTCGGCCGGCGACCGGCGGCGAGATCGGGCCGTCGGCGAGCGGCGGGGTGACGGTCAATGTGGCGGTGGACGGCGGGGCGCCGGCCCTGCTGCGCTCCGAGGCCCAGATCGCCCAGATGCTGGCGCGGGCTGTCAGTCTGGGGGCGCGGCGGATGTAG
- a CDS encoding phosphoserine transaminase — protein sequence MIAKPDVKPARPWFSAGPTAKRPGYSLAGLPQDLLGRGIRAPEVVERFAHGLRLTRAVLEVPESHVLLYTPGSDTGAVEAALWGMLGARPVQVVAFENFGLTWLADVKDHLGLEPEALTAPWGQLPDLSRADWSKDVVFPWNGTTSGVRVPDADWIADDREGLAICDATSAAFAMPLPWDKLDVVTFSFQKALGGEAGIGVMALSPRAVARLDTYRPDRAIPKLLRLTDGKGFDRALGQGVAINTFSILTIEDWIDALEWAQGIGGLSELIRRTDANYAALAEWVARTDWIDFLPERPEIRSTTSVCLKFTDPRIAALDAKAQKAFVMRFKALLEGEAAVFDMEPHRNAPPGLRLWCGCTVEVADVVDATPWLEWAFETAVGII from the coding sequence ATGATCGCAAAGCCTGATGTGAAGCCGGCGCGGCCGTGGTTTTCGGCCGGGCCGACCGCCAAGCGGCCGGGGTACAGCCTAGCCGGTCTGCCGCAGGATCTGCTGGGGCGCGGCATCCGCGCGCCGGAGGTGGTGGAGCGGTTCGCGCACGGCTTGCGGCTGACGCGGGCGGTGCTGGAGGTCCCCGAGAGCCATGTGCTGCTCTATACGCCGGGCTCGGACACCGGGGCGGTCGAGGCGGCCCTGTGGGGGATGCTGGGGGCGCGGCCGGTGCAGGTGGTGGCGTTCGAGAATTTCGGCCTGACATGGCTGGCGGATGTGAAGGATCATCTGGGGCTGGAGCCGGAGGCGCTGACGGCGCCCTGGGGCCAACTGCCGGACCTGAGCCGGGCCGACTGGTCCAAGGACGTGGTGTTTCCTTGGAACGGCACGACCTCGGGCGTGCGCGTGCCGGACGCCGACTGGATCGCAGATGACCGCGAGGGGTTGGCCATCTGCGACGCCACCTCGGCCGCCTTCGCCATGCCGCTGCCGTGGGACAAGCTGGATGTCGTGACCTTCAGCTTCCAGAAGGCGCTGGGCGGGGAGGCGGGCATCGGCGTGATGGCCCTGTCGCCGCGCGCGGTGGCGCGGCTGGATACGTATCGGCCGGATCGGGCCATTCCCAAGCTGCTGCGGCTGACGGACGGCAAGGGGTTCGACCGGGCCTTGGGGCAGGGGGTGGCGATCAACACCTTCTCGATCCTGACCATCGAGGACTGGATCGACGCCCTGGAGTGGGCGCAAGGGATCGGGGGCTTGAGCGAACTCATCCGGCGGACGGACGCGAACTACGCCGCCCTGGCCGAATGGGTGGCGCGGACCGACTGGATCGATTTCTTGCCCGAACGGCCCGAGATCCGCTCGACCACCTCGGTGTGTCTGAAGTTCACCGACCCGCGCATCGCGGCCCTGGACGCCAAGGCGCAGAAGGCCTTCGTGATGCGGTTCAAGGCGTTGCTGGAGGGCGAGGCGGCCGTGTTCGACATGGAGCCGCACCGCAATGCGCCGCCGGGACTGAGGCTGTGGTGCGGTTGCACGGTCGAGGTCGCCGATGTGGTCGATGCGACGCCTTGGCTGGAGTGGGCGTTCGAGACGGCGGTGGGGATTATTTAA
- a CDS encoding gene transfer agent family protein produces MGALAEIETGLGVEGLAAAAERMKALSARDLMVVLGAVLRGGGEAVDVAGVDPREAAVAVAAAFEAAAR; encoded by the coding sequence TTGGGAGCCCTGGCGGAGATCGAAACCGGCTTGGGGGTCGAGGGGCTGGCGGCGGCGGCGGAGCGGATGAAGGCCTTGTCGGCGCGAGATCTGATGGTGGTGCTGGGGGCGGTGCTGCGCGGAGGCGGGGAGGCGGTGGATGTGGCCGGGGTCGATCCGCGCGAGGCGGCGGTGGCGGTGGCGGCGGCGTTTGAGGCGGCGGCGCGGTGA
- a CDS encoding DnaJ C-terminal domain-containing protein, with protein sequence MAGDPYKELGVSKGASADEVKKAFRKLAKELHPDKNPGDKITEDKFKRVTAAFDILGDAEKRAKYDAGQLDNDGNEQYRGFGGGARTGGSPFGGATGGGPGGRGNFDGVDLDDLFGMFGGGGRQRGARDFTARGQDVKATLDISLEDAIAGATKRIQFSDGRTLDVTIPKGAADGQTIRLRGQGSPGRGAENGDALIELKIEPHPIYKRDGADLTMDLPVSVPDAVLGAKVRVPTPEGAVQMTIPAGSNSGKLLRLKGRGAFAQGRRGDLLARLVVTLPDEPDAALVKFAEDWRAKRPYTPGR encoded by the coding sequence GTGGCAGGCGATCCCTATAAGGAACTGGGCGTTTCGAAGGGCGCGAGCGCGGACGAGGTCAAGAAGGCGTTCCGCAAACTGGCCAAGGAACTGCACCCCGACAAGAATCCCGGCGACAAGATCACCGAGGACAAGTTCAAGCGGGTGACGGCGGCCTTCGACATCCTGGGCGACGCCGAGAAGCGGGCCAAGTACGACGCCGGTCAGCTGGATAACGACGGCAACGAACAATATCGCGGTTTCGGCGGCGGCGCGCGGACCGGCGGCAGTCCGTTCGGAGGCGCGACTGGCGGCGGGCCGGGCGGCCGGGGCAATTTTGACGGCGTCGATCTGGACGACCTGTTCGGCATGTTCGGCGGGGGCGGCCGTCAGCGCGGGGCGCGAGACTTCACCGCGCGCGGACAGGACGTGAAGGCGACGCTGGACATCAGTCTGGAAGACGCCATCGCCGGGGCGACCAAGCGAATCCAGTTCTCGGATGGGCGCACACTGGATGTGACCATTCCCAAGGGGGCGGCCGATGGCCAGACCATTCGCCTGCGCGGCCAGGGATCGCCAGGACGCGGGGCCGAGAACGGCGACGCCCTGATTGAGCTGAAGATCGAGCCGCATCCGATCTACAAGCGCGACGGGGCGGACCTGACCATGGACCTGCCGGTGTCGGTGCCCGATGCGGTGCTGGGCGCCAAGGTGCGGGTGCCGACGCCCGAGGGCGCGGTGCAGATGACGATTCCGGCCGGATCCAACTCAGGCAAGCTGCTGCGGTTGAAGGGGCGGGGCGCCTTCGCACAAGGACGGCGGGGCGATCTGCTGGCGCGGCTGGTTGTGACCCTGCCGGACGAGCCGGATGCGGCCCTGGTAAAATTCGCCGAGGACTGGCGCGCCAAGCGGCCCTATACGCCGGGACGCTAA
- a CDS encoding phage tail assembly chaperone, which produces MSAGRTSWGEMLRAAMRMGIAPEAFWRLSLKEWRMLTEAPRASPRMGRAGLAKLMEDWPDGG; this is translated from the coding sequence GTGAGCGCCGGGCGGACGTCGTGGGGCGAGATGTTGCGGGCGGCGATGCGGATGGGGATCGCCCCGGAGGCCTTCTGGCGGCTGTCGCTGAAGGAATGGCGGATGCTGACCGAGGCGCCTCGCGCGTCGCCGCGGATGGGGCGGGCGGGCTTGGCGAAACTGATGGAGGACTGGCCGGATGGCGGATGA
- a CDS encoding NlpC/P60 family protein — protein MIVASARSWLGTPYRHQASVKGVGADCLGLVRGVWREVVGAEPEAPPAYSADWAETGGRETLLEAAGRWLKPVPVADMQAGDVLVFRMSTGAAAKHCAILSDSGEPEPRMIHAYWGRAVVESWMGTWWRRRLVAVFRFPWEVDALAPSVTALKKRRATSPKGGRICRV, from the coding sequence ATGATCGTCGCCTCGGCGCGTTCCTGGCTGGGCACGCCGTACAGGCATCAGGCCAGCGTGAAGGGCGTGGGGGCGGATTGTCTGGGACTGGTGCGCGGGGTGTGGCGAGAGGTGGTCGGCGCGGAGCCTGAGGCGCCGCCGGCCTATTCGGCGGACTGGGCCGAGACCGGCGGACGCGAGACCCTGCTGGAGGCGGCGGGACGGTGGCTGAAGCCTGTGCCGGTCGCGGACATGCAAGCGGGCGACGTGCTGGTGTTCCGCATGTCGACGGGCGCGGCGGCGAAACACTGCGCCATCCTGAGCGACAGCGGAGAGCCGGAGCCGAGGATGATCCACGCCTATTGGGGACGGGCGGTGGTTGAGAGCTGGATGGGGACGTGGTGGCGGCGAAGGCTGGTCGCCGTGTTCCGGTTCCCCTGGGAGGTGGACGCCCTGGCCCCCTCCGTCACGGCGCTGAAGAAGCGCCGCGCCACCTCCCCCAAGGGGGGGAGGATTTGTCGGGTTTGA
- a CDS encoding phage major tail protein, TP901-1 family — protein sequence MTAQAGKDMLLKIEGAPGVFTTVAGLRARTISLNARTVDATDGDSAGRWRELLAGAGVKSAAVSGQGIFRDAASDALVREAFFDQAAKRWRLVVPDFGVLEGAFLVAALEYAGEHEGEATFALSLASAGEIGFSAT from the coding sequence ATGACCGCACAGGCGGGCAAGGACATGCTGCTGAAGATCGAGGGCGCGCCGGGCGTGTTCACGACGGTGGCGGGGCTGAGGGCGCGGACGATTTCGCTCAACGCGCGGACGGTGGATGCGACCGACGGCGACAGCGCCGGGCGGTGGCGCGAGTTGCTGGCGGGGGCCGGGGTCAAGTCGGCGGCGGTGTCGGGGCAGGGGATCTTCCGCGACGCGGCGTCGGACGCCTTGGTGCGGGAGGCCTTCTTCGACCAGGCGGCGAAACGGTGGCGGCTGGTGGTGCCGGACTTCGGCGTGCTGGAGGGGGCCTTTCTGGTGGCGGCGCTGGAGTACGCCGGCGAGCACGAGGGGGAGGCGACCTTTGCGCTGAGCCTGGCCAGCGCGGGCGAGATCGGGTTTTCGGCGACATGA
- a CDS encoding DUF2460 domain-containing protein, producing MDFHEARLPVRLAFGSTGGVERRTEIATLASGFERRSTPWALGRRRFLIGANLRSLDDMAELIAFFEARRGRLYGFRFKDFADFKSCAPSETVSATDQGLGVGDGERTAFQLSKAYGDVERPITKPVQGSVRVAVGGVETSSFAVDATTGEVTLMIAPGAGVGVTAGFLFDTPVRFDTDRIETTLESFDAGRMAAVPLIEVRV from the coding sequence ATGGACTTCCACGAGGCGCGCCTGCCCGTACGGCTGGCCTTCGGTTCGACGGGCGGGGTGGAGCGGCGGACGGAGATCGCCACCCTGGCGTCCGGGTTTGAGCGACGATCGACACCGTGGGCCCTGGGGCGGCGACGGTTTCTGATCGGGGCGAATCTGAGGTCGCTGGACGATATGGCCGAGCTGATCGCCTTCTTTGAGGCGCGGCGGGGGCGGCTGTACGGCTTCCGGTTCAAGGATTTTGCGGACTTCAAGTCGTGCGCGCCCAGCGAGACGGTCTCGGCGACGGACCAGGGGCTGGGCGTCGGGGACGGGGAGCGGACGGCGTTCCAGCTGAGCAAGGCCTACGGCGACGTGGAACGGCCGATCACGAAGCCGGTCCAGGGATCGGTTCGGGTCGCGGTCGGCGGCGTCGAGACTTCGAGCTTTGCGGTGGACGCGACGACTGGGGAAGTGACCCTGATGATCGCGCCGGGGGCGGGGGTGGGGGTGACGGCGGGCTTCCTGTTCGACACGCCCGTGCGGTTCGACACGGACCGGATCGAGACGACGCTGGAGAGTTTCGACGCGGGGCGGATGGCGGCGGTTCCGTTGATCGAGGTTCGGGTCTGA
- a CDS encoding baseplate multidomain protein megatron, protein MAQVVLSAVGQSVGGAVGRVIGATIGRAIDNRVVGSLSPARQVGPRLDALNVQGTAEGSPMACVLGRARVTGQVIWAARFLESRNKGQAGKGGPTTVDYVYSLSFAVALCEGEIDGIGRVWADGRLMDLSGVAMRVYRGGEDQTPDPLIEAVEGNAPAYRGTAYVVFEDLPLGPFGDRVPQLSFEVFRRPRGREARLEDLLEGVCLIPGAGEFALATQAVVRREGLTRTTVENVHNGEGRADLVVSLDQLQAQLPNLRRVSLVVGWFGDDLRAGHCRVRPGVERRDKPTEPLVWSVAGVRREEAYEVTRVDGAPAYGGTPSDESVRQAIAELKARGLEVTLYPFVFMDCPGYPWRGRVAGVDGAGATAEIAALFGGAEDWGLRRMALHYARIAAEEGAGGLLIGSEMRGVTWTRGAAGSFPAVAQFRALAAECRAVAGPEVQLSYAADWSEYFGRQTGGEVVFHLDPLWADPNIDHVSIDWYPPLTDWREGDGGVDAAVFDGAADPAYLAAGVAGGDGFDWYYANEVDRAAQVRTPIVDTAHGEDWVFRPKDLKSWWSSLHYDRPGGVRRATPTAWLPGMKPVRLSEFGCAAVNRGGNAPNLFQDPKSRESSLPPGSTGVRDDAVQRAALEAVLGHYGRPENNPVSAVYGGRMLEGADAWCWDARPYPAFPARGDVWADAQAWRAGHWLNGRLAGDGRDLIEAVLTRGGLAVDEMSVEGVEGAAAGYVIDRPMRTRDALEPLLAAFDAVASERNGRVAVLGRTPICADLAREALALADQGAAETVTRGLEMRPGEARVRFIDETADYQTGAVTVRAEDADTAATGGGVDMDLPLACGDGLARAAAERALDAARAETVTLALGPLEALQFEPGDVLQLEGRGGDWRVMRVMADETPSAVLEPVGGRRTYEDQVGVGGGETPSLVGAPFALVMDLPPLMGGEEDRRPVVAAAAEPWRAMRLYAGASVETLTARADMEAPATVGVLMDELGAGVRHRWDEVSAIVVRIEGASPQSAVEAAVLGGANALAVETAAGWEVVQYRSAVLVGPETWRLTGLLRGQQGTEVEMRAGARAGSIVVFLDDRPARAEIGRNERGLPLVCRVGPAGSAPGGAGFSEVGFTLQGLYARPWSPAGLAVEGGSDGLTVRWTPRVRLYGDGWDGEPTAVDPLRFRVRVIDGEATVVRTMEVGGTTVLYSALDLEADFPGGASPMARIGVSQWGDGFGWGVEAEIGLV, encoded by the coding sequence ATGGCGCAAGTCGTACTGAGCGCGGTGGGGCAGTCGGTCGGGGGGGCGGTCGGGCGGGTAATCGGGGCGACGATCGGGCGGGCGATCGACAATCGGGTGGTCGGATCCTTGTCGCCGGCGCGGCAGGTCGGGCCGAGGCTGGACGCCTTGAATGTGCAGGGGACGGCGGAAGGGTCGCCGATGGCCTGTGTCTTGGGACGGGCGCGGGTGACGGGGCAGGTGATCTGGGCCGCGCGGTTCCTGGAGAGCAGGAACAAGGGGCAGGCGGGCAAGGGCGGGCCGACGACGGTCGACTATGTCTATTCGCTGAGCTTCGCTGTGGCCCTGTGCGAGGGGGAGATCGACGGGATCGGCCGGGTCTGGGCCGACGGCCGGCTGATGGACCTGAGCGGCGTGGCGATGCGGGTCTATCGCGGGGGAGAGGACCAGACGCCGGACCCCCTTATCGAGGCCGTCGAGGGAAATGCGCCGGCCTATCGCGGCACGGCCTATGTGGTGTTCGAGGACCTGCCGCTGGGGCCGTTCGGGGATCGGGTTCCGCAGCTGAGCTTCGAAGTGTTTCGTCGGCCGCGAGGGCGGGAGGCGCGGCTGGAGGATTTGCTGGAAGGGGTGTGTCTGATCCCCGGCGCGGGAGAGTTCGCCCTGGCGACGCAGGCGGTGGTGCGGCGCGAGGGGCTGACGCGGACGACGGTCGAGAACGTCCACAACGGCGAGGGGCGGGCGGACCTGGTCGTGTCGCTGGACCAGCTGCAGGCGCAGTTGCCGAACCTGAGACGGGTCAGTCTGGTGGTGGGATGGTTCGGGGATGATCTGCGGGCGGGACATTGCCGGGTTCGGCCGGGCGTGGAGCGGCGCGACAAGCCGACTGAACCGCTGGTCTGGTCGGTGGCGGGGGTGCGGCGTGAGGAGGCCTATGAGGTCACTCGCGTGGACGGCGCCCCGGCTTATGGCGGGACGCCGTCGGATGAGAGCGTTCGGCAGGCGATCGCTGAACTGAAGGCGCGGGGGCTGGAGGTGACGCTGTATCCGTTCGTCTTCATGGACTGCCCCGGCTATCCGTGGCGCGGACGGGTGGCTGGCGTGGATGGGGCGGGGGCTACGGCAGAGATTGCGGCCCTGTTCGGTGGGGCCGAGGATTGGGGTCTGCGGCGGATGGCGCTGCACTATGCCCGGATCGCGGCCGAGGAGGGGGCGGGCGGCCTGTTGATCGGCTCAGAGATGCGGGGCGTGACCTGGACCCGGGGTGCCGCCGGGAGCTTTCCGGCGGTGGCGCAGTTCCGGGCCCTGGCGGCGGAATGTCGGGCGGTGGCGGGGCCGGAGGTGCAGCTGTCCTATGCCGCCGACTGGAGCGAATATTTCGGGCGGCAGACGGGTGGCGAGGTGGTGTTTCACCTCGATCCGTTATGGGCTGATCCGAACATCGACCACGTATCGATCGACTGGTACCCGCCGCTGACCGACTGGCGCGAAGGCGACGGCGGTGTGGATGCGGCCGTGTTCGACGGCGCGGCTGATCCGGCCTATCTGGCGGCGGGCGTCGCGGGCGGGGACGGGTTCGACTGGTACTATGCGAATGAGGTGGATCGGGCGGCGCAGGTGCGGACGCCTATCGTCGATACGGCGCATGGCGAGGACTGGGTCTTCCGGCCCAAGGATCTGAAATCCTGGTGGTCCAGCCTTCATTATGACCGGCCGGGCGGGGTGCGGAGAGCGACGCCGACGGCCTGGCTTCCGGGGATGAAGCCGGTGCGGCTGTCGGAGTTCGGCTGTGCGGCGGTGAACCGAGGCGGCAATGCGCCCAATCTGTTCCAGGACCCCAAGAGCCGCGAGAGCAGCCTGCCGCCGGGATCAACCGGGGTGCGAGACGACGCGGTGCAGCGGGCGGCTCTGGAGGCGGTGCTGGGTCACTATGGCAGACCTGAGAACAATCCCGTGTCGGCGGTCTATGGCGGGCGGATGCTGGAGGGAGCGGACGCCTGGTGCTGGGACGCGCGGCCCTATCCGGCCTTTCCCGCGCGGGGCGATGTCTGGGCGGATGCGCAGGCGTGGCGCGCCGGGCACTGGCTGAACGGACGCTTGGCTGGAGATGGGCGCGACCTGATCGAGGCAGTGCTGACGCGCGGCGGCCTGGCGGTGGACGAGATGTCCGTCGAGGGCGTCGAAGGGGCGGCGGCGGGCTATGTCATTGACCGGCCGATGCGAACCCGGGATGCGCTGGAGCCCTTACTCGCCGCGTTCGATGCGGTGGCGTCCGAGCGGAACGGACGGGTGGCGGTGCTGGGCCGGACACCGATCTGCGCCGATCTGGCGCGGGAGGCCCTGGCCCTGGCGGATCAGGGCGCTGCGGAGACGGTCACGCGCGGGCTGGAGATGCGGCCCGGCGAGGCGCGGGTGCGGTTCATCGACGAGACGGCCGACTATCAGACGGGCGCCGTGACGGTGCGGGCGGAGGACGCCGATACTGCGGCGACCGGCGGAGGGGTGGATATGGACCTACCGCTGGCGTGCGGCGACGGTCTGGCGCGGGCGGCGGCGGAGCGGGCGCTGGATGCGGCGAGGGCTGAGACGGTCACCCTTGCGCTGGGGCCGCTGGAAGCCTTGCAGTTTGAGCCGGGCGACGTTCTGCAATTGGAGGGGCGGGGCGGCGATTGGCGGGTGATGCGGGTCATGGCCGACGAGACGCCGTCCGCCGTGCTGGAGCCGGTCGGGGGAAGGCGGACGTACGAGGACCAGGTCGGCGTAGGTGGAGGCGAGACGCCTTCCCTGGTCGGGGCGCCCTTCGCACTGGTGATGGACCTGCCGCCCCTGATGGGCGGGGAGGAAGACCGGCGGCCGGTCGTTGCGGCGGCGGCGGAGCCGTGGCGAGCGATGCGATTGTATGCCGGGGCCTCGGTCGAGACCCTGACGGCGCGGGCGGACATGGAAGCGCCGGCGACGGTTGGGGTCCTGATGGATGAGCTGGGCGCCGGCGTGCGCCATCGCTGGGACGAGGTCAGCGCGATCGTTGTTCGTATCGAAGGGGCGTCGCCTCAGAGCGCAGTCGAGGCGGCGGTGCTGGGCGGCGCCAATGCGCTTGCGGTCGAGACGGCGGCGGGGTGGGAGGTGGTGCAATATCGGTCCGCCGTACTGGTCGGGCCGGAGACCTGGCGGCTGACGGGTCTGTTGCGCGGGCAGCAGGGGACCGAGGTCGAGATGCGGGCGGGGGCGAGGGCCGGGTCGATCGTGGTGTTCCTGGACGATCGGCCGGCGCGGGCGGAGATCGGGCGCAACGAGCGGGGATTGCCGCTGGTCTGTCGCGTCGGTCCGGCGGGGTCGGCGCCGGGCGGGGCGGGGTTCAGCGAGGTCGGTTTCACCCTGCAGGGGCTTTACGCGCGGCCCTGGTCTCCAGCCGGACTGGCGGTCGAGGGCGGAAGCGATGGACTGACGGTGCGATGGACGCCGCGTGTGCGGCTGTATGGGGACGGCTGGGATGGCGAGCCGACGGCGGTCGATCCTTTGCGGTTCCGGGTGCGGGTGATCGACGGCGAGGCGACGGTCGTGCGGACGATGGAGGTCGGGGGGACGACGGTTCTGTATTCCGCACTGGACTTAGAGGCGGACTTTCCGGGCGGGGCGAGCCCGATGGCGCGGATCGGCGTCTCGCAGTGGGGCGATGGGTTCGGTTGGGGCGTCGAGGCGGAAATCGGGCTGGTTTGA
- a CDS encoding NYN domain-containing protein: MVHIPQAIRAVAFFDGQNLFHSAKAAFGYPFPNFDPVALAKAICAAQGWQVEGVRFYTGVPDAADNPFWHHFWTAKGAQMGREGAYICTRPLRYRNKQVKLPDGSIHTFLDGDEKGIDVRIALDVIQMAHRDEYDVALLFCRDQDLAEVASEIRLLASQQDRWIKVASAYPFSPATKGWRGINKTDWIKIDRAMYDACIDKRDYRPKKPSA, from the coding sequence ATGGTCCATATTCCCCAGGCAATCAGAGCCGTCGCCTTCTTTGACGGCCAGAACCTGTTTCACAGCGCAAAAGCCGCGTTTGGCTATCCATTTCCGAACTTCGATCCCGTCGCTTTGGCGAAGGCGATCTGTGCAGCTCAAGGCTGGCAGGTCGAGGGAGTGCGATTTTATACCGGGGTTCCCGACGCCGCAGACAACCCGTTCTGGCATCACTTCTGGACGGCCAAGGGAGCGCAAATGGGTCGTGAAGGTGCTTATATCTGCACCAGACCCCTTCGTTATCGGAACAAGCAGGTGAAACTGCCGGACGGGTCGATCCATACGTTTCTGGATGGCGACGAGAAGGGTATCGACGTCAGGATTGCATTGGACGTCATTCAAATGGCGCATCGCGATGAATATGACGTAGCGCTGCTGTTCTGCCGCGATCAGGATTTGGCAGAGGTGGCGTCAGAGATCAGGCTCCTCGCCAGCCAGCAAGATCGTTGGATCAAGGTAGCTTCTGCCTATCCTTTCAGCCCGGCGACAAAGGGATGGCGAGGCATAAACAAGACCGACTGGATCAAGATCGACCGGGCGATGTACGACGCTTGTATCGATAAGCGCGACTATCGACCCAAAAAGCCCTCGGCCTGA
- a CDS encoding baseplate hub protein, producing MRDVPEEMAARIESGAAPLCHVWRLERADGCVTGFTDHDRDLVVDGVVCRAGSGWTAGAAESAVGLAAGAASASGVLDDAAITEADVAAGRFDGAAVELWRVDWSEPGLKVRLWAGTLARIRREEGRFLADLEGPLATLERVVGRTYGRMCDARLGDERCRVADTTGRGCDKRWETCVGTFGNGVNFRGFADVPGDDFLMAYPAGSARNDGGSRR from the coding sequence ATGAGAGACGTACCGGAGGAAATGGCCGCCCGCATCGAGAGCGGGGCGGCGCCGCTGTGCCATGTCTGGCGGCTGGAGCGGGCCGACGGGTGCGTGACCGGGTTCACGGATCATGACCGCGACCTGGTGGTGGACGGGGTGGTCTGCCGGGCGGGGAGCGGCTGGACCGCCGGGGCGGCCGAGAGCGCGGTGGGTTTGGCGGCGGGCGCGGCGTCTGCTTCGGGGGTGCTGGACGATGCGGCGATCACCGAGGCGGATGTGGCGGCGGGGCGGTTTGACGGGGCGGCGGTGGAGCTATGGCGGGTGGACTGGTCGGAGCCGGGCCTGAAGGTGCGGCTGTGGGCCGGGACCCTGGCGCGGATACGTCGCGAAGAGGGGCGGTTCCTGGCCGATCTGGAAGGGCCTCTGGCGACGCTGGAGCGGGTGGTCGGGCGGACCTATGGGCGGATGTGCGATGCGCGGCTGGGGGATGAGCGCTGCCGGGTCGCGGATACGACGGGACGGGGCTGCGACAAGCGGTGGGAAACCTGCGTCGGTACGTTCGGCAATGGCGTGAATTTTCGAGGGTTCGCGGACGTGCCGGGCGATGATTTCCTGATGGCCTACCCGGCGGGGAGCGCGCGGAACGATGGCGGAAGCCGGCGGTGA
- a CDS encoding DUF805 domain-containing protein codes for MRGEILSYDTTAGTGLISGDDGVRYSFVSSGLQSPAVPAAGVRVDFVPEGEEATQILILAGAPSTVGVAGGLAASSDNPVAGLDWQKLLFAFEGRTRRSHFWIGWLILLGVGVVAGWLPIIGSLISLALIWPNLAISVKRLHDMGKTGWLIAIPWASSVVFFIVGFVMVVMAAVANGMTDYDFDEDPAAMLALIGPGIIAFLLSAVVPLIFLLWIGLVDSQKGDNRYGPNSKGE; via the coding sequence TTGCGCGGCGAAATCCTCAGCTATGACACCACGGCCGGAACCGGTTTAATCAGCGGCGACGACGGCGTGCGCTACAGCTTCGTCTCATCGGGACTTCAGTCGCCGGCCGTTCCCGCCGCCGGCGTGCGCGTCGATTTCGTGCCCGAAGGCGAAGAGGCGACCCAGATCCTGATCCTAGCCGGCGCCCCCTCGACGGTCGGCGTCGCCGGCGGCCTGGCGGCTTCGAGCGACAATCCCGTCGCCGGACTCGACTGGCAAAAGCTTCTGTTCGCATTCGAGGGTCGAACGCGCCGCAGCCATTTCTGGATCGGCTGGCTGATCCTGCTGGGCGTCGGCGTCGTCGCCGGCTGGCTGCCGATTATAGGCAGCCTGATCTCCCTCGCCCTGATCTGGCCCAACCTCGCGATCTCGGTGAAACGTCTGCACGACATGGGCAAGACGGGCTGGTTGATCGCCATTCCCTGGGCCTCGTCGGTCGTCTTCTTCATCGTTGGCTTCGTCATGGTGGTCATGGCCGCCGTCGCCAACGGCATGACCGACTACGACTTTGACGAGGACCCCGCCGCCATGCTGGCTCTGATCGGCCCCGGCATTATCGCCTTCCTTCTCTCCGCCGTCGTTCCCCTGATCTTCCTGCTGTGGATCGGCCTGGTCGACAGCCAAAAGGGCGACAACCGCTACGGCCCCAACTCCAAGGGCGAATGA